CATCCCGGCGGCGTCACCGTAGAAGGCGCGCAGGCGGTCGGCCACGTTGCGCTGGGCCATGCGGTTGCCGCGCCGTTCCTTGTGCCCGCCCTCCGGGACGGTGTTGGCCACGCTGATGTTGAGCAGGCCGCGGCGCGCGCGCACCGAAACCAGGGTCTCGCCACCGTCGATGGCCGGCTCGATGCCGTGATAGACCGCGTTCTCGAGCAGTGGCTGCAACAGCAGGGGAGGCATGTGCGCGTGCAAGGGCAGATCGTCGGGCAGGTCCCAGTGCACGCGCAGGCGCTCGCCCAGACGCTGTGCCTCGATGCGCAGGTAGCCGCGAGCCATTTCCAGCTCGTCGCCGAGGGTGGAGCGCCTGTCCTCATCGGCCAGGCTGGCGCGGAACAGGTCGGACAGGTCCTCGACCACCTGTTCGGCCAGCGCCGGGTCGGCGCGCGTGAGATTGGCGATGGTGTTCATGCTGTTGAACAGGAAGTGTGGGCGGATGCGTGCCTGCAGGGCGGTGGCCTGTGCCCGCGCCTCGGCCAGCTCGCGTTCCTGGTGGCAATGCAGCTCGTACAGGTAGCGCAGGGCCACCGCGAGCACGATGGCGGCGATGGCCAGGTGCTCGGCCAGGGATACCGGGTCGGGCGCCCAGTCGCCCTGCAGCAGGCGCTGGACCGCGAGGTGTACCAGCACTGTCACCCCCAGTCCCAGGCCCCAGGCGAACAGGCCGGCAGCAGCATGGCCCAGGCGGTTGAGCCGTGGTCCGAGCAGGCACAGGCTGCCTGCCAGCATCAGCGCGATCCACTGGATGTACAGCGAACGCTGGCTCAGGTGCTGCCAGAAGTCATTGCGAAAGGCCGCCAGGGTGAGCACCAGTGCCAGCAGTTCGGCGGTGATCACCCAGGCGAACAGCAGGCGCACGTCGCAGAAATCGGGCAGGAAACCGCGTTGTTGTTCCCGTTCGCTCATGCCTGGAGTATAACCAGCCGTCGACGCCTGGAACGTGCCACCCGTCGGGCTCCGGTGACCGCTGTTCACGGCAGCCGGGTATAATCGCGCGATCCTCACCCGACGGACTTCTCATGAGCGACAAGAAACTCTGGGCCGGCCGCTTCTCCGAGCCCACCGATGCCTTCGTCGAGGCCTTCACCGCCTCGGTGGAATTCGACCAGCGCCTGGCCCCGCAGGACATCCGCGGCTCCATCGCGCACGCCACCATGCTGGCGCGCCAGGGCATCCTCAGCGCGGCCGAGCGTGACGCCATCGTCGAGGGTCTGGAGCAGATCCTCGCGCGCATCGAAGCCGGTCAGTTCGCCTGGTCGGTGGCGCGCGAGGATGTGCACATGAACATCGAGGCCGCGCTCACCGAGGCGATCGGCGAGGCCGGCAAGAAGCTGCACACCGGGCGCTCGCGCAACGACCAGGTGGCCACCGACATCCGCCTCTGGCTGCGCGAGGAGATCGCCGCCCTGCGCGCCGAACTCTCGCGCCTGCGCGGCAACCTGCTGGACCTGGCCGAGCGCGAGGCCGAGACCATCCTGCCCGGCTTCACCCACCTGCAGACCGCGCAGCCGATCACCTTCGGCCATCACCTGATGGCCTGGTTCGAGATGCTCGAGCGCGACGACGGCCGGCTGGCCGACTGCGCGCGCCGCGCCAAGCGCTGCCCGCTGGGCGCCGCGGCGCTGGCCGGCACCACCTTCCCCATCGATCGCGAATACACCGCCGAACTGCTGGGATTCGACGGGCCCTGCCGCAACTCGCTGGACGCGGTCTCCGACCGCGACTTCGCCATCGAGTTCGCGGCTGCCGCCAGCCTGCTGATGATGCACCTCTCGCGCATGAGCGAGGAGCTGATCGTCTGGTCCTCGGCGCAGTTCGGCTTCGTCACCCTGTCTGATGCCTTCTGCACCGGCTCCTCGATCATGCCGCAAAAGAAGAACCCCGACGTGCCCGAGCTGATCCGCGGCAAGAGCGGACGGGTGTTCGGTCACCTGATGGCCCTGCTCACCCTGATGAAGTCGCAGCCGCTGGCCTACAACAAGGACAACCAGGAAGACAAGGAGCCGCTGTTCGACATCGCCGACAACCTGCGTGGCTCGCTGAAGGTGTTCGCCGACATGATCCCGGCGATCACGCCGAATCGCGAGCGCATGCGCGCTGCCGCCCTGCAGGGTTTCGCCACGGCCACCGACCTGGCCGACTACCTGGTGCGCCGAGGCCTGCCCTTCCGTGACGCCCACGAGGTGGTGGGCAAGGCGGTGGCGCACTGCGTGCAGGCCGGCTGCGACCTGGCCGAGTTGTCGCTCGATACCCTGCGCGAGTTCAGCCCGTTGATCGAACAGGACGTGTTCGAGGTGCTCACCCTCGAGGGCTCGGTGGCTGCGCGCGATCACGTTGGCGGCACCGCGCCGGCGCAGGTGCGCCGGGCGATCGCCGAGGCGCGCCAGCGCCTGGCGGGCGAGTCGACCTGATCAGTCGTATTCCTCGGCGCGCCGTGCGTCCCCGCGCACCCGCTCGGCGGGGTAGCGCTGCTCGTTGATCGCCATCTTGCGCCAGGCCGCATCCACCAGGTCGATGTCCAGGCGCTCGGCCAGGCGCAGCAGGTAGATGAAGATGTCCGCCATCTCCAGGGCTACCGCCTCCTTCTTGTCTGCCGGCAGGGCACGGCTCTGTGCCTCGGTCAGCCATTGAAAATGCTCGAGCAGTTCGCCGGCCTCGCCGGCCAGCGCCATGCTCAGGTTCTTGGGCGAATGAAACTGCTCCCAGTCTCGTCGGCGTGCGAACTCGGCCAGGCGCTCGCTGAGCTCGGCGATGTCTTGTCTTGGCATGGATGGCCCCCGGATGAGCTGTTGGATCTTGTCCCGTTCGGGCGGCCGGCCGGACGGGAAGGCCCGCCGCGCTTGCAATATGAGAATATCGTAATAAACTGTTAGTTGATGCAGCACAACACGGGCCCGGCGGTGAGCAGTATAGACTGGGCCGACCGTCAGACATCAACCCGTTGAAAAAATCTGGAGATGCTCATGAAGAAATTTGCCGCAGTGACTCTCGCTGCCCTGGCGCTGGCCGGCACCGCAACTGCCAGCTGGTTCGGCAACGGCGACAAGTGGAACGACCCGGAGTGCTGGTACAACCCGGACTGCAATCCCTACGACCCCTGGGACCCGCGTTACTGGATGGAAGAGATGGATAACTTCTGGAACGACAGTAACGATTACTATGGTCCTTACGGTCCCATGTACGGACCCTACGGTCGTCCGCCCTTCCCGCCCGGTTACGGCGCACCGATGATGCCCTACGGCGCGCCCATGCCCTATGGTGCACCCATGCCTTACGGCGCCCCGGTACCACCGGCTCCGGCTCCCGCTGCTCCGCAGCAGGGTCGTCCCGCGACCCCGCCGCCGGCACCGGCCTATCGTGGTCCGGCCCCCATGCCCTATGGCATGCCCTATGGTCCGCGCCCGCCCCACATGGGCATGCAGCCGCCGCGTCGTCCGGCTCCCCAGCCGCAGCGTCGCCCGCAGCCGCAACCCAAGCAGCAGTCCCAGGGTCAGGCCAAGTAAGCCGGCCTGTTCGGACCTGCACGGAAAGCCCGGCCGATCGGCCGGGCTTTTTCGTGCAGGCGCTCAAGAATTCGCCGTCTCCGCCGATGTCCGGGATACCGGAAAACTCATCGGAGGAGCCATCATGTCCGACCCCCAGGTCGCCGCCCCGGCGGCAGCATCTGTCACTGCCACTGCCTCGTGTGTTGCCCTGCTGGACGCGAACGGTCGCATCGAGTGGGCCAGCCCCGGCCTGCACGACCTGCTGGGCTTGCCAGCCGCGGCCTTGTCGGGCAGCCGTCTCGGCGAACTGGCGGGCGAGTCTGCGGGGCAGCTGCATGAGGATGGCGCCATCCTCGACTGGCGTGATGCCGGGGGCCGGTCGCGCCGCCTGCGAGTCGAGTACCTCCCCGTGGACGATCGCCGCCTGCTGATGTTGCACGACCTGACGGAGCTCGAGGCCTTGCAGGCACGCATCAATGAGCTCGAAGCGCAGATCCGCGAGCTCAAGCTCACCGACGACCTCACTGGCCTGCCCAACCGCCGGGCCATCACCCAGGCGCTGGACCTGCAGATCTCGCGCAGCCGGCGCTATGGCAATCCGCTCAGCCTGGTGCTGGTGGAGACGGGTATTGCCGAACAACCGTTGGAACTGCTGGGTGAGGCGCAGGATGCCCTGGTGCTGGCGGTCTCGCACTTCTTGCGCGACCGCCTGCGCTGGGTGGACCAGATCGGGCGCTGGGAGGACGATCGTTTCCTGCTGATCCTGCCGGAGACCGATCGCGAGCAGGCCGAACAGCTGGTCGCCAAGATCGACCAGGAGGTGGGTGGGCTGCAACTGCCCGCGTCACTCGAGGGCCTGCGCCCGCAATTGCGTTTCGGTCTCGCCTTCTGGTCCAAGGGCAACGACCGGCGCACCCTCACCGCGGCGGCCGAGCGCCAGCTTGCCGGCACCTGAACGTGTGCCGATGGCCGTGCCCGCTCCCAGTACGCCGGAACGGCCCTCGCGTCGCGAGATTCGTCGTATCCTCTCGCGCCACGCCCGGGTGGCCGAGGAGCGTCTGCGGCGCATCCATGCCTCGGTGACCCAGGAGCAGCGGCGTTTCCTGATGCTGTTCCCCCTGCTGCTGCACATCAATCACCCGGCCCTGCCGGGTTACAACGGGGCGGACACCCCCGCCGGCATCGCCGGCTATGAGCCCGACCGCGAGACCCTGCTGCTGGCGCGCCGCCATGCGCGCAGTCTGAAGGCCGAACGGCGTCCCCAGCGGGTGCCGCCCATCCTCGGCCTGTATCTGATCGGCAGCTCCGGCACCCTGGGGCAGGACGCGCAGAGCGATTACGACATCTGGGTCTGTCATCACCCGGACCTGGACGCCCGGCAGGTCGCGCTGCTAGGAAGAGAAGGCCGCGCTGATCGAGGGCCATGCCGCGCGCCTGGGCCTGGAGATGCACCTGTTTGTGCTCGAGAGCGAAACCTTCCGCGACGGCCTGCATTCGCGCCTGTCCGACGAGTCGAGCGGCAACACCCAGCATCTGTTGCTGCTCGAGGAGTTCTATCGCACCGGCCTGCTGCTGGCCGGTCGCCCGCCGCTGTGGTGGCTGGTGCCTCCCGAGCACCTGCATGACTACCGCGCCTGGTGCGATCAGCTGATCGGCAAGCGCCTCATCCGGCGTGACGACTGGCTGGACTTCGGCGGTCTGGCGCGTATCGGTCCGGGGGAATTCTTCAGTGCCGCCCACTGGCAACTGTTCAAGGGCATCCAGGCGCCCTACAAGTCGCTGCTCAAGTTGCTTTTGTTCGAGACCTATCTCGAGGACTTTCCCGACATCCGCTGGCTGGCAGAAGAGGCGCAGGCCCGATACCACGCCGACGACCCGCCCGATGCCGAGGACGTGGATCCCTACCTGCTGATGATGCGGCGTATCGAGGCGCACCTTGCCGCGGCCGGCCAGGACGAGCGCCTGGCGTTGGCGCGTCGTGCCTTCTATCTCAAGTGCGACGTGCGCCTGAGTCGTCCCGGTCAGCACTGGAAGCGGGATATCCTGCGTCGCCTCACGGAGGAATGGGGCTGGGGGCAGGGTGAGTTGATCAATCTCGACAGCCACCGCGAATGGAAACTGCCCACGGTGCTTGAAGAGCGCAATCGCCTGGTCGGCGAGCTGTCGCACAGTTACCGTCTGCTCACGAGCCTGGCACGCTCACAGCACGCCACCGAGCAGATCGACATGCAGGAGCTGGCCCTGCTGGGGCGCAAGCTGTTCGCCGCACTGGAGCGCCGGCCCGGCAAGATCGACCGTATCAACCCCGGGATTTCGGACGACCTGCGCGAGGCGCGGATATGGCTGCGTCACGACGCCGCGCAGGACACCTGGCAGGCCTACCTGGCGCCCCCCGAAGAAGGGGCTGCCCCGGCGCGTAGCGCGCGGGGCGTGGTCGAGCTGTTCACCTGGCTGATCGCCAACGGTGTGATCGGGCGTGGCACCCACCTGGTTCTGCCGCCCGGGCTCGACCCCGAACAACGTCACCGCCGCCTGCTGCGTCTGTTGCAACGTCGCTTCCCGCCCGGGCGCAACGGTGATGCCCCACTGGGCAATTTTCATCGCCCGGCACGCGGCGTCCGTTCCCTGATCCTGGTCAACGTGCGACTCGAGAGCGAGGCGCCCGTGGATCGGCTGGTGGTCAGCCAGCGTGCCGATCCCCTGAGCTTCGGTGCAGCGCGGGTGAACCTGATCGAGACCCTGGACCATGTCTATGCCAACAGCTGGGGCGAACTCTACGTGGATCATCATCGCGGCGAAGAAGGCGTTCTCGACCTGTTGTGCTCCTGCCTGGAACTGTTTCCCGATAGCGACAACGAACCCGACTGCCATTGCGACACCCCCGGACACGGCGCCCTGATCGCGCGCCGTCTCGCCGGCCTGATCCGTGACCTGCGTGAACACTTCCGGCGACATGGGGAGCAGGCCCGCTACCTGTTGCCGATCGGCGAGGTCTTCCACGTGATCGAACGCCGACGTCGCCAGTATTGCCATCATCCGGTGGGCGATTTCGCCGACCTGCATGACTACCTGGCCGAGGCCGACGAGGTGTTCCGGCCCACGGCGCTGGACGAAGCCAGCCTGCGAGACTCCCCCTTGCCGCTGCTGCTGCGCCTCAATCGGCCGGGTCAGGTGCAGATCGCCTACCAGGTCGAATCGTCGGGCATCCGCATGTATTTCATGGATGCCGGTGGCGCCGTGCTGGAACACTGGCTGCCGGAAGCGAGCGAGCACCACTTCCTGATCCAGCAACAGCGGTTCTTCGAGAGCCTGCTCGACTGGCAAGCTGTTGCGGGGAGCGAGCGGGAGGCACAGGGTCTCGTTTTCCTGCGTATCCGGCAGGGCAATGGCGACTGGCAGGTGCAGCGCAGCCGCCCCGTGCGGCCCGGCGCCGACCGCTGCACCGAACTGATCCTGGGCACGGGGCGCCGGGGACCCTGGCGGGATGGCTTCAGCCTGCTCTCGGAAGGCCGCGAATTCAGTTCCGTCGCCCTCGGCGAGCGGCTCTGGAGCGAAGTCGCGGCCTACCTGCTCAGTTTGCGTCGAGAGGGAAAGCGTCATCCCTTCTATCTCACCGGCATACTGCCCGGCGATACCCTTCCGCTCATCGACCTGGTACGGTTCAAGCTGCACGTGGAACGTCGCCTCTACCAGGCCGTGAACGAGTGAAGCGTTCGGCGTGGTCAAGGCTGGCTCCTGAATCGGCAGCCGGTCCGTTGGCCCTCTTCATGTGTGAGGATGGCCGGGAGAATCCAGGCGCGTGTGCATCTTGCTCCCGGCCCGACGCAGGCGGGGGCGGAAATCGATCGGAGCGTCTCCCGCAAAGGTACCGGGAATCTTTTCCCGCCGGCCTTGTCAACCGAGCCAGAGGGCGTGCGTTACATTTTGAATGCAGAGAACCCTTATCGAACTCTACAGCGACAGGAAAGACCGATGAAGGCAAACAAGCTTCTGACGACCGGATTGATCGTCTCCGCCCTGGCCCTGGGCGGCTGCCAGGGCACCAAGGAAGAGAGCGGTCAGGTGATCGGCGCCATCGCCGGTGGTGTGCTGGGCAACCAGGTGGGCAGCGGCAGCGGACGCGTGGCGGCCACCATCGCCGGCACCATGCTGGGCGGTTACATCGGCGGCCAGCTCGGACGCGCCATGGACGAGAATGACCGCTGGCGCGCCAATCAGGCGCTGGAGACCGCGCCGACGCGCCAGACCGTGAGCTGGCGCAACCCGGACACCGGCAACGAATATGCCGTCACCCCGACCCGGACCTACTACGAGGATTCGCGCCCCTGCCGCGAATACACCACCGAGGCCTGGATCGGCGGCAAGAAGGAGACCGTCTACGGTACGGCCTGCCGTCAGCCCGACGGGACCTGGCAGGCCGCCAACTGACGGAACCCGAGGGTCAGGCCAGGCGCGCGCGCAGCCAGGCACCGATGTCGGCCACCTCGTTCGGGTGCACGGCGTGTGCCATGGGATAGCTGTGCCAGTCCACCTCGGCACCGAGGGTGCGCAATGTGTCCCGCCCCTGTGCTG
The sequence above is a segment of the endosymbiont of unidentified scaly snail isolate Monju genome. Coding sequences within it:
- a CDS encoding sensor histidine kinase, whose product is MSEREQQRGFLPDFCDVRLLFAWVITAELLALVLTLAAFRNDFWQHLSQRSLYIQWIALMLAGSLCLLGPRLNRLGHAAAGLFAWGLGLGVTVLVHLAVQRLLQGDWAPDPVSLAEHLAIAAIVLAVALRYLYELHCHQERELAEARAQATALQARIRPHFLFNSMNTIANLTRADPALAEQVVEDLSDLFRASLADEDRRSTLGDELEMARGYLRIEAQRLGERLRVHWDLPDDLPLHAHMPPLLLQPLLENAVYHGIEPAIDGGETLVSVRARRGLLNISVANTVPEGGHKERRGNRMAQRNVADRLRAFYGDAAGMRIGKVDGRYQVRIHLPVREDAG
- the argH gene encoding argininosuccinate lyase — encoded protein: MSDKKLWAGRFSEPTDAFVEAFTASVEFDQRLAPQDIRGSIAHATMLARQGILSAAERDAIVEGLEQILARIEAGQFAWSVAREDVHMNIEAALTEAIGEAGKKLHTGRSRNDQVATDIRLWLREEIAALRAELSRLRGNLLDLAEREAETILPGFTHLQTAQPITFGHHLMAWFEMLERDDGRLADCARRAKRCPLGAAALAGTTFPIDREYTAELLGFDGPCRNSLDAVSDRDFAIEFAAAASLLMMHLSRMSEELIVWSSAQFGFVTLSDAFCTGSSIMPQKKNPDVPELIRGKSGRVFGHLMALLTLMKSQPLAYNKDNQEDKEPLFDIADNLRGSLKVFADMIPAITPNRERMRAAALQGFATATDLADYLVRRGLPFRDAHEVVGKAVAHCVQAGCDLAELSLDTLREFSPLIEQDVFEVLTLEGSVAARDHVGGTAPAQVRRAIAEARQRLAGEST
- a CDS encoding nucleotide pyrophosphohydrolase, with the translated sequence MPRQDIAELSERLAEFARRRDWEQFHSPKNLSMALAGEAGELLEHFQWLTEAQSRALPADKKEAVALEMADIFIYLLRLAERLDIDLVDAAWRKMAINEQRYPAERVRGDARRAEEYD
- a CDS encoding GGDEF domain-containing protein, which translates into the protein MSDPQVAAPAAASVTATASCVALLDANGRIEWASPGLHDLLGLPAAALSGSRLGELAGESAGQLHEDGAILDWRDAGGRSRRLRVEYLPVDDRRLLMLHDLTELEALQARINELEAQIRELKLTDDLTGLPNRRAITQALDLQISRSRRYGNPLSLVLVETGIAEQPLELLGEAQDALVLAVSHFLRDRLRWVDQIGRWEDDRFLLILPETDREQAEQLVAKIDQEVGGLQLPASLEGLRPQLRFGLAFWSKGNDRRTLTAAAERQLAGT
- a CDS encoding RT0821/Lpp0805 family surface protein — protein: MKANKLLTTGLIVSALALGGCQGTKEESGQVIGAIAGGVLGNQVGSGSGRVAATIAGTMLGGYIGGQLGRAMDENDRWRANQALETAPTRQTVSWRNPDTGNEYAVTPTRTYYEDSRPCREYTTEAWIGGKKETVYGTACRQPDGTWQAAN
- a CDS encoding class I adenylate cyclase, with product MHLFVLESETFRDGLHSRLSDESSGNTQHLLLLEEFYRTGLLLAGRPPLWWLVPPEHLHDYRAWCDQLIGKRLIRRDDWLDFGGLARIGPGEFFSAAHWQLFKGIQAPYKSLLKLLLFETYLEDFPDIRWLAEEAQARYHADDPPDAEDVDPYLLMMRRIEAHLAAAGQDERLALARRAFYLKCDVRLSRPGQHWKRDILRRLTEEWGWGQGELINLDSHREWKLPTVLEERNRLVGELSHSYRLLTSLARSQHATEQIDMQELALLGRKLFAALERRPGKIDRINPGISDDLREARIWLRHDAAQDTWQAYLAPPEEGAAPARSARGVVELFTWLIANGVIGRGTHLVLPPGLDPEQRHRRLLRLLQRRFPPGRNGDAPLGNFHRPARGVRSLILVNVRLESEAPVDRLVVSQRADPLSFGAARVNLIETLDHVYANSWGELYVDHHRGEEGVLDLLCSCLELFPDSDNEPDCHCDTPGHGALIARRLAGLIRDLREHFRRHGEQARYLLPIGEVFHVIERRRRQYCHHPVGDFADLHDYLAEADEVFRPTALDEASLRDSPLPLLLRLNRPGQVQIAYQVESSGIRMYFMDAGGAVLEHWLPEASEHHFLIQQQRFFESLLDWQAVAGSEREAQGLVFLRIRQGNGDWQVQRSRPVRPGADRCTELILGTGRRGPWRDGFSLLSEGREFSSVALGERLWSEVAAYLLSLRREGKRHPFYLTGILPGDTLPLIDLVRFKLHVERRLYQAVNE